The Devosia sp. 1566 sequence AACCAGTGTAACCTGCGTTTCCGTACCGTCAGGCAGCGTCAGGCCTATGGTTACGCTCTGCCCCGGGGTCGGCTGGGCAGTGAAACTGACGCTCACCTGCCCCGTCGCTCCGGGTTGAGTGACTGCAATAGCGGGAGCACCCGTTGTGGATGTCGTCGAGAGCTTGAAACCAAAGGGATGCGTACCGTCTTGAGCGACCACGACCTCCCCGCTGCCGGCGGCAACGGCGGGCAAGTCGAGGCGGCCGAGTCCGTTTCCAAGATCCGCACTCTGTCGCTCGGCGAGCATCTGCTTGAAGCCCAGCCTGCCGCCTTCCCCCTCCAGCAACACCTTTGCGTCAGGCAGTGGAGGAGTGTCCGTCACATTGCCGCCAAACAGATACCGACCGGCAATATCCTGGTTGAGCATGGTGACGATCTCGTCGAACCGCGCCGCTGCCTGGCCCGGAAGCGTGGCCATGCTGATATCGTTGGTGCCGTATTGCCCCTGGATTGCGGAATTTCGCGCCTCCCCTTCCATAGTGTCGAAGCGGGACATGGTCTTGTCGAGAAAGCTCAGGCGCAGGTTCACGGTCTGGATATTGGCGGCATAGCCTTCGATCTTGTCCAAGCGGGAGCGCACGGACAAGGACATCGGCAAGTCGCGCCCCATTTCAGCCAGGCTGCCCGCCTTCATCCCTGTGCCAAGCTGTGTCTGCAGGTTCCCCATCTTGCTCTGCATCTTGGAGATTACCGAGAAGCCTGTCTGCAGCGGGTACATCGACTTGTTGACGATCATCTATTGTCTCCCTCAGGTCGCGGCCAGGAGCTGGTCGAGCAGTTCCTTGACCACCGAAACCACCCGTGCATTGGCGGAATAGGCGTTCTGCAGTTCCAGCAGCCGCGCCATTTCCTCGTCGACATTGACCCCATACTCGCCCTGCATCTGATCCATGACGGTATCAAGGGTCAGCTGCTTGTCGCTGCTGCGCGTCATCGTGGCGGCAATATTGCTGCCCTGAAAGCCGATGGTCTGGGCGATCAGTTCGCCTACATTGCCGTTGAGCGGAAAGCGAGCATTGCTGCCAGTGCCGCCGCCAGACACGAAATCCATGGTGCCGAGCTGCCCCAGGATATAATTAGCCCGCTCGGCGCTCCCGAGCGATTGTCCCGGCGTGCTTTGCACCAGGAGGCGGTTGTCCGCGAGCACGGCGGCATTGATCGAGATGCGGGCAGCAAAACCCGCCTTCTGGGGCGGCTTGCCATCAATGCTGTTGGTAAAGGGCGCCCGCGCTCCGTCGGTGAACAAGGACAGCCCGGGCCCATCGTCCTGAAGCTCACTGGAGGTTGCCCTCTTGGTGACACCCGCAACCGCGGTGGTAGATCCAGGAATGGTGGTGAATGTCAGTTCACCGGCAGTATCGCCCACTGCAACATCCACGATCGGGCCAGGCGCGGAGCTGCCGAACTTTGCCTGCAATTGCACCGCCGCATCAGCGCTCCCCGCCGACAAGTTAATGCCGATAACGCGCGCACCCGAAGCATCGCGGTAATCGACATCAGCCTTTGTCGTGTTGACGATCTTGATCGACTGCGAAGTGCTACCGGTCTCGAGTTTCAGCAGCAGGTCGTTGCCTGGCTGCAACCCGCTGACATCGATAACAAAGCCCCCTGCCACCGCCGTCCCCGGCGTCTGCACCGTCGAAAATGCCTGGGCGAGACCGGCCGCAATCTCGTCCAGCTGACTTTGCGCCTCCGGGAGGGTCTTGTCACGGAGCGTCAGCAAACCGCCAAGCTCTCCACCCCGGATTCCGCCCGACCGTTGCACGTCGATTTCCAATCCCGACGCGGTCACGAGGGTCAACTTGCCCACGCCAGACAGCGCGGAGTCGCTATTGAACGCCGAGGAAGCCGTGAGCCTTCCGGGTGTATCGAACCGGAAGCTTGCCGCCCGGCCATCAACCAACCCAACGCCGGAGCCGGTCATCAGGGAAACGGTCCCGTCGGCCTTGTAGTCCGCCTTCACGTCGATGAGTTCAGCCACCGAGGAAACCAGGCGATCGCGCTGGTCCAGCAACGAAGCCCGGGCCGCATCATCGCCGCCGCGATCGAGCAAGCGGGTATTGACCTCGTGCAGGGAAGCCAACATGCCGTTGAGGTTCTGAACATTGGCCCCGATCTGACCTTCTGTCTGAGAACGCATCGTCTGGACATCGCCAGAAAGCCGGTTCAGTGCTTCAGCCATGGCCTGGGCCTGGCTAAGCGCCTGCGCGCGCACCGTATAGTCGTCGGGGCTGGTGGCGAGACTCTGCATGGCGT is a genomic window containing:
- the flgK gene encoding flagellar hook-associated protein FlgK; protein product: MGLTTSLNNAVSGLRVNQDSLAILSRNVANQGTPGYHRQSLSVGDYNNENSSYARTLGTTRAFNTSLQTYYTRQVSDTANAGVQASYLERLGGFLGKPGSAGSLDTLYGQLQNAMQSLATSPDDYTVRAQALSQAQAMAEALNRLSGDVQTMRSQTEGQIGANVQNLNGMLASLHEVNTRLLDRGGDDAARASLLDQRDRLVSSVAELIDVKADYKADGTVSLMTGSGVGLVDGRAASFRFDTPGRLTASSAFNSDSALSGVGKLTLVTASGLEIDVQRSGGIRGGELGGLLTLRDKTLPEAQSQLDEIAAGLAQAFSTVQTPGTAVAGGFVIDVSGLQPGNDLLLKLETGSTSQSIKIVNTTKADVDYRDASGARVIGINLSAGSADAAVQLQAKFGSSAPGPIVDVAVGDTAGELTFTTIPGSTTAVAGVTKRATSSELQDDGPGLSLFTDGARAPFTNSIDGKPPQKAGFAARISINAAVLADNRLLVQSTPGQSLGSAERANYILGQLGTMDFVSGGGTGSNARFPLNGNVGELIAQTIGFQGSNIAATMTRSSDKQLTLDTVMDQMQGEYGVNVDEEMARLLELQNAYSANARVVSVVKELLDQLLAAT